A genomic region of Candidatus Neomarinimicrobiota bacterium contains the following coding sequences:
- a CDS encoding SLBB domain-containing protein: protein MRNILKIVLIVAVLFSISVPQTGSVKRGRPEAVQPKSAARYIFAPGTESFMMTVKIWGEVKYPGIYEVPVDLNLMDVISAAGGPTDRAKLSKIRLIRENPDSTGDAIIEVDIKEYIKTGNKELIPIVKPGDTIVVPMKPIEYVLRTMSWSQQLISIYYLGAMIQYYLSRSR from the coding sequence GTGAGGAATATTTTGAAAATTGTATTAATAGTAGCTGTATTATTTAGTATCTCTGTTCCACAGACTGGTTCAGTAAAAAGAGGGCGCCCTGAAGCTGTGCAACCAAAAAGTGCAGCTAGATATATTTTTGCACCTGGTACGGAATCATTTATGATGACGGTGAAAATATGGGGAGAGGTGAAATACCCTGGTATATACGAGGTTCCTGTTGATCTGAACCTGATGGATGTAATTTCGGCAGCTGGTGGACCGACTGATAGGGCAAAACTTTCAAAAATACGCTTAATAAGGGAAAACCCTGATAGTACTGGTGATGCGATAATCGAGGTTGATATAAAAGAGTATATAAAGACTGGTAATAAAGAATTGATACCTATTGTAAAGCCAGGGGATACTATTGTCGTCCCGATGAAACCTATTGAATATGTTTTAAGAACGATGAGCTGGTCGCAGCAGTTAATCAGTATTTATTATTTAGGGGCAATGATTCAATATTATCTGTCAAGAAGTAGGTAG
- a CDS encoding Lrp/AsnC family transcriptional regulator: MLDEIDCRILEILQKDGRIQRNRVAEMVGLTIPAVSERMKKLEKKGIIDAYRAKVNQAAIGKDVTAFVFIMTSPMKTYEEFIKNSREEYDIIECHSITGEGTFLLKVVTENTSSLENLLSEIQSWPGVLQTRTYIVLSTYKEFSPLRPADYVVKK; the protein is encoded by the coding sequence ATATTAGATGAGATTGATTGTAGGATTCTTGAGATTTTGCAAAAAGATGGAAGGATTCAGCGCAATAGAGTAGCGGAGATGGTTGGTCTTACTATCCCAGCTGTTAGTGAACGAATGAAAAAGCTGGAGAAAAAAGGTATAATTGATGCTTACCGTGCAAAAGTAAATCAGGCTGCTATAGGTAAGGATGTTACTGCATTTGTTTTTATAATGACATCACCGATGAAGACTTACGAAGAGTTTATTAAGAATTCTCGTGAAGAGTATGATATTATTGAATGCCATTCTATAACAGGTGAGGGTACATTTTTATTGAAGGTAGTAACGGAAAATACGTCATCTCTTGAAAATTTACTTTCAGAGATACAATCCTGGCCAGGTGTATTGCAGACAAGGACATATATCGTCTTATCTACATACAAGGAATTTTCACCTTTAAGACCAGCTGATTACGTTGTAAAGAAATAA
- the prfB gene encoding peptide chain release factor 2, translating to MKKELGELKIEVQKEGIWNDIDTYKKITRRISYIEELLDEYFSLGSLYKDIKDLAELLEEEPDESLYPELLDMLATLKKKIDEIELKNILSDEDDIKNAILTIHPGAGGTESQDWAEMLLRMYLRWAEHSKFETNIIDIQDGDEAGIKDATVEIKGKYAYGFLKTEVGIHRLIRISPFDANKRRHTSFASVFVYPEIEEDVEIEIKPEELRIDTFRASGHGGQHVNKTDSAVRITHIPTGIVVQCQNERSQFKNKEMALKILKSRLYQLKKEEREKEKQKYDKQKKDISWGNQIRTYVFHPYKMVKDHRTNFEKRNVEDVLDGKIDDFIRAYLLEYTKKEKKQS from the coding sequence ATGAAGAAGGAGCTAGGTGAATTAAAGATTGAGGTACAAAAAGAAGGAATATGGAATGATATAGATACATATAAGAAAATTACTCGTAGAATAAGCTACATTGAAGAATTATTAGACGAATACTTTTCATTGGGCAGTTTATACAAAGATATAAAAGATCTGGCTGAACTTCTGGAAGAGGAACCGGATGAGTCTTTATATCCTGAGCTTTTAGATATGCTCGCTACGCTGAAGAAAAAAATAGATGAGATTGAATTAAAAAATATTTTGAGTGATGAAGATGATATAAAAAATGCAATTTTAACTATTCATCCTGGGGCCGGAGGTACAGAGTCTCAGGATTGGGCGGAAATGCTTCTGAGAATGTATTTAAGATGGGCTGAACATTCGAAATTCGAAACTAACATCATTGACATTCAGGATGGAGATGAAGCGGGGATTAAGGATGCCACGGTGGAGATAAAAGGCAAGTACGCTTACGGATTTTTAAAAACTGAAGTGGGAATTCATCGATTAATAAGAATATCGCCTTTTGATGCAAATAAAAGAAGGCACACGAGTTTCGCTTCAGTTTTTGTCTACCCTGAAATTGAAGAAGATGTTGAAATAGAGATAAAGCCTGAAGAACTTAGAATTGATACTTTCAGAGCCAGCGGTCATGGTGGACAACATGTAAACAAAACAGACTCTGCTGTCAGAATTACTCATATTCCGACTGGTATTGTAGTGCAGTGTCAAAACGAAAGGTCACAATTTAAAAATAAGGAAATGGCTCTAAAAATATTAAAATCCCGTTTATATCAGCTTAAAAAAGAAGAAAGAGAAAAAGAAAAGCAGAAATACGATAAGCAGAAAAAAGATATCTCTTGGGGTAATCAGATAAGAACATATGTTTTCCATCCATACAAGATGGTAAAAGATCATAGAACAAACTTTGAAAAGCGGAATGTAGAAGATGTACTTGATGGTAAAATCGATGATTTTATACGTGCGTATTTGCTTGAATATACAAAGAAGGAGAAAAAACAGTCATGA
- the lysS gene encoding lysine--tRNA ligase: protein MRRVEMGKSLSEIVKHRLKKLDNIRKLGFNPYQYSFEKSHISKQIIENYDSIAEKVDISIAGRVMSIRRMGRASFFHIQDEGGKIQAYIQENKVGKKVYQLFDNMDIGDLVGIRGKVFKTKTGEITVFVEKLEILTKNIRPIPVIKEKEEKIYDAFTDKEQRYRRREVDLIVNPEVKNVFILRSKIIQWTREYLNENGYLEVETPILQAIYGGAAAKPFKTYYNALDQDYYLRIALEIYLKRLLVGGYEKVYEIGRCFRNEGIDRNHNPEFTLLEFYQAYVDYFYMMDFVENYFKYIAERIGKKVFIFEGYVIDLSKKFKRESFFDLLSEKIGIELQNLTEDELKNICNKYEINTKPQWNKGKLMDEIFKELVEPELIEPTFVMDYPIEISPFAKPARHGRNDIVERFELFIGGQEFANSFSELNDPIDQRQRMEEQKKLKDRGDEEACDIDYDFLNAMEYGMPPAGGVGIGIDRVVMLFTEQRSIRDVIFFPQLRTASQ from the coding sequence ATGAGACGGGTGGAAATGGGTAAATCACTGTCAGAAATAGTCAAGCATCGTCTTAAAAAACTTGATAATATCAGGAAATTGGGATTTAATCCTTATCAATACAGTTTTGAAAAGAGCCATATTTCAAAGCAAATAATAGAAAATTATGATTCTATAGCTGAAAAAGTTGATATTTCGATTGCTGGTAGGGTAATGTCCATCAGGAGAATGGGTAGAGCTTCTTTTTTTCATATTCAAGACGAAGGAGGGAAAATTCAGGCTTATATTCAGGAAAATAAAGTTGGGAAAAAGGTTTACCAGCTGTTTGATAATATGGATATAGGTGATTTAGTTGGTATTCGAGGAAAAGTTTTTAAAACCAAAACTGGCGAAATTACTGTATTTGTAGAAAAATTGGAAATTCTAACAAAAAATATTCGACCTATTCCTGTAATTAAAGAAAAGGAGGAAAAAATTTATGATGCTTTCACTGATAAAGAACAGAGATATAGACGCAGGGAGGTAGATTTAATAGTTAATCCTGAAGTTAAAAATGTGTTTATACTACGCAGTAAAATAATACAGTGGACTCGTGAATATCTAAATGAAAATGGTTATCTTGAGGTGGAAACACCTATTTTGCAAGCAATCTATGGTGGAGCAGCAGCAAAGCCATTTAAAACATATTACAATGCCCTTGATCAGGATTATTATTTGCGAATTGCTCTCGAAATTTATTTAAAAAGGTTACTTGTGGGCGGGTATGAGAAGGTATATGAGATAGGTAGATGTTTTAGAAACGAAGGTATCGATAGAAATCATAATCCAGAATTCACCTTACTCGAATTCTATCAAGCTTATGTAGACTATTTTTATATGATGGATTTTGTTGAGAATTATTTTAAGTATATTGCGGAAAGGATAGGTAAAAAGGTTTTTATATTCGAAGGATACGTAATTGATCTAAGTAAAAAATTTAAGAGGGAGAGTTTTTTTGATTTGTTGAGTGAAAAAATTGGAATAGAATTACAAAATTTAACCGAAGATGAACTAAAAAATATTTGTAATAAGTATGAAATAAATACAAAACCACAATGGAACAAAGGGAAGCTAATGGATGAGATTTTTAAAGAGCTTGTTGAACCAGAGCTGATTGAACCAACATTTGTAATGGACTATCCAATAGAGATTTCACCGTTTGCAAAACCAGCAAGACATGGTAGAAATGATATAGTAGAGCGATTTGAGCTTTTTATCGGTGGGCAGGAGTTTGCTAATTCCTTTAGTGAATTAAATGATCCTATCGACCAAAGACAAAGGATGGAAGAACAAAAAAAGTTAAAAGATAGAGGGGATGAAGAGGCTTGTGATATAGATTATGACTTTTTAAACGCCATGGAATATGGAATGCCACCAGCAGGTGGAGTAGGAATAGGAATAGATAGAGTTGTTATGTTGTTTACAGAGCAACGTTCCATAAGAGATGTCATTTTCTTTCCGCAACTCCGGACAGCATCTCAATGA
- a CDS encoding ABC transporter permease translates to MKFPFFIALRHIFSKHKLSYTSFLSILSVIGLSIGVCALLLTMGILDGFERELVKKVVGFDAHIRIRTMYQFTLANPEKVDSMLETMPEVRYIIPYVHAGAMIKHENKLEGVIVEGIDPDDISKSVSVLDYINEGGFEKEINGKPCILLGMKLAEKLGVNIGNKVLLIYRSKDAGIFSKMKIKEFVVGGIYESGMSDYDDVFVYVPLKSAQSLFNLGDKLSGYQLILVDPMKAKKISREINNELGFPYIALSWMDLHQNLIRWLEVQRLPIMMVFSLILAVALFNLSSSLTMIITEKKRDIGILRSFGLNSRQLISIFGIEGLIIGLLGFGIGCILTIILAFIQNRYGIVQIPQEVYFMSKLPIHLSVENFVIGGFITIVLSLIFTIYPTKKSTKLSPADCVRYE, encoded by the coding sequence ATGAAATTCCCATTTTTTATTGCATTGAGACATATATTTTCAAAACATAAATTAAGCTATACCTCTTTTTTATCTATTCTATCAGTTATTGGCTTATCCATAGGCGTATGTGCATTATTGTTGACGATGGGTATTTTAGATGGCTTTGAAAGGGAGCTAGTAAAAAAGGTTGTAGGATTCGATGCTCATATAAGAATCCGGACAATGTATCAATTTACGCTGGCTAATCCAGAAAAGGTTGATTCTATGTTGGAAACTATGCCTGAAGTTAGGTATATAATACCGTATGTACATGCAGGAGCGATGATAAAACATGAAAACAAATTGGAGGGTGTTATAGTAGAAGGGATTGATCCTGATGATATATCAAAAAGTGTCAGCGTATTGGATTATATAAATGAAGGTGGTTTTGAAAAAGAAATAAATGGGAAACCTTGTATATTATTAGGAATGAAGTTAGCTGAGAAACTGGGGGTAAATATTGGGAATAAAGTTTTACTCATTTACCGAAGCAAAGATGCAGGGATATTTTCGAAGATGAAAATAAAGGAATTTGTTGTAGGTGGAATTTATGAATCGGGGATGAGCGATTATGATGATGTATTTGTATATGTCCCCCTCAAAAGTGCTCAGAGCTTATTTAATTTAGGTGATAAACTTTCAGGTTACCAACTTATTCTTGTGGATCCAATGAAAGCAAAAAAAATCTCTAGGGAAATAAACAATGAACTTGGATTTCCATATATTGCATTGTCATGGATGGATTTACATCAAAATCTAATCAGATGGCTTGAAGTTCAGAGACTTCCAATAATGATGGTATTCAGTTTGATATTAGCTGTCGCTTTGTTCAATCTATCAAGTTCTCTTACCATGATAATAACAGAGAAAAAGAGGGATATTGGAATTCTAAGAAGTTTTGGTTTGAATAGTAGACAACTGATATCAATATTTGGAATAGAGGGTCTTATCATTGGGTTATTGGGTTTCGGAATAGGTTGTATCTTAACAATTATTTTAGCATTCATTCAAAATAGATATGGAATAGTACAAATTCCTCAGGAAGTCTATTTTATGAGCAAATTACCAATACATTTAAGCGTAGAGAATTTTGTAATAGGTGGTTTTATAACAATAGTATTGTCTTTGATTTTTACTATTTATCCAACTAAAAAATCAACAAAGCTATCACCTGCTGATTGCGTCAGATATGAATAA
- a CDS encoding ABC transporter permease, with protein MNKKLIRLIVLRYFRNKKKIGLISFTSWVSILGIGLGSFALVITMSILNGFESEVIKRVIDIDAHMRITGKNIGYETIDSIKSKLKYIKYIKSIYPYIYSKVILSYNGQESVVRVKGIPEKTLKEIFAVEGSFVKGYPGFKSYTSDLPGVIVGARLADKLDLYVGDTIILYNPSTLRGLYSLPDAKKFVLTGVFELNIFDYDENLIFMDVAIAQRFLRRGANVDGLEIKLSDFNKVSSFKENVTKLVRNDMSVKSWDETHRVLFGAMKLEKYGSLIALLLIILVAVFNLTSSIIMLIVEKIKEVGILRTMGMPSDSIREVFIRLGLMNGIIGLVTGIVIATCLCLVQQYYKIIPLPSVYYIPYLPVIVRVFDIILIFIAGLFLIFLGSFLPSSRISKINAIRAINYEK; from the coding sequence ATGAATAAAAAGTTAATTAGATTGATTGTTCTTAGATATTTTAGAAATAAGAAAAAAATTGGTCTTATAAGTTTTACCTCTTGGGTTTCAATTCTGGGGATAGGATTGGGTAGTTTTGCGCTTGTTATTACAATGAGTATTTTGAATGGATTTGAAAGTGAAGTTATAAAAAGGGTCATCGATATTGATGCTCACATGAGGATCACAGGAAAAAACATTGGTTATGAAACTATTGATTCTATTAAAAGTAAACTAAAATATATTAAATATATTAAATCAATATATCCTTATATTTATTCAAAAGTAATATTGTCCTATAATGGGCAAGAAAGTGTAGTAAGAGTAAAAGGAATTCCTGAAAAGACATTAAAAGAAATCTTTGCTGTTGAAGGTTCATTTGTTAAAGGATATCCAGGATTTAAAAGCTATACATCTGATTTGCCAGGTGTAATTGTTGGAGCAAGATTAGCAGATAAACTTGATCTGTATGTTGGTGATACAATCATTCTTTATAATCCTTCAACCTTAAGAGGATTATATTCTCTACCTGACGCAAAAAAGTTTGTATTAACCGGTGTCTTTGAGTTAAATATTTTTGATTATGATGAAAATCTTATATTTATGGATGTTGCTATAGCCCAAAGATTCTTAAGGCGTGGTGCAAATGTTGATGGTCTAGAAATAAAATTAAGCGATTTTAATAAAGTGAGTTCTTTCAAGGAAAATGTCACAAAATTAGTTAGAAATGATATGTCAGTAAAGTCATGGGATGAGACACATAGGGTACTTTTTGGTGCAATGAAACTTGAAAAATACGGCAGCTTAATTGCACTCTTATTAATAATTCTGGTAGCTGTTTTCAATTTAACAAGTTCTATTATAATGTTAATCGTTGAGAAGATAAAGGAAGTCGGTATTTTAAGAACAATGGGAATGCCGTCAGATTCTATTAGAGAAGTATTTATTAGGCTTGGCCTTATGAATGGTATAATTGGACTTGTTACAGGTATTGTGATAGCTACTTGCTTATGTTTGGTTCAACAATATTACAAAATAATCCCACTGCCCTCTGTTTATTACATTCCATATCTCCCTGTGATAGTAAGAGTTTTTGATATAATTTTAATATTTATTGCTGGATTATTTCTTATATTTTTGGGTTCGTTCTTACCAAGTAGTAGAATTAGTAAAATAAATGCCATAAGGGCTATTAATTATGAAAAATAA
- a CDS encoding ABC transporter ATP-binding protein: MLKVNNIHKSYKNGETVIEVLKGVDFSVKRGEVLSIMGPSGAGKSTLLNIIGTLELPDNGEILYNNINPFDLDEKRLAKFRNEKIGFVFQFHHLLPEFTALENVMVPSIIYNDDFEKAREKAHRLLDRVGLGDRINHKPAQLSGGERQRVAVARAMINNPEVILADEPTGNLDIENGENLLKLILDLNTSLGVTFIIATHNLEVSKICARTIYLRDGKIVHDK; the protein is encoded by the coding sequence ATACTAAAAGTAAATAATATTCATAAATCCTATAAAAATGGAGAAACGGTTATTGAGGTATTAAAAGGAGTGGACTTTAGTGTGAAAAGAGGTGAAGTGTTGTCTATTATGGGTCCTTCCGGGGCAGGTAAATCTACATTGCTTAATATAATTGGAACGCTGGAATTACCTGATAATGGGGAAATTTTGTATAACAACATAAATCCATTTGATTTAGATGAAAAAAGACTGGCAAAATTTAGAAATGAGAAGATTGGTTTTGTATTTCAATTTCATCATTTATTACCAGAATTTACTGCTCTTGAGAATGTAATGGTTCCTTCGATAATATATAATGATGACTTTGAAAAGGCGAGAGAAAAGGCTCATAGATTGCTTGATAGAGTAGGATTGGGTGACAGAATAAACCATAAACCGGCTCAACTGTCAGGTGGTGAGAGACAAAGGGTTGCAGTTGCTAGAGCGATGATTAATAATCCTGAGGTCATTTTAGCAGATGAACCAACTGGCAATCTTGATATAGAGAATGGAGAAAATTTGTTGAAGCTAATACTTGATTTAAATACTTCTCTGGGTGTTACCTTCATAATTGCTACTCATAATTTAGAAGTTTCAAAAATCTGTGCCAGAACAATATACCTTAGGGATGGTAAAATTGTTCATGATAAATGA
- a CDS encoding ATP-dependent Clp protease ATP-binding subunit — protein sequence MRENFSRKIQQIIKYAKEEAVRLGHSYIGSEHLLLGMLKQTRSIGIDVLLNLGVDIEYLKKAVEDAIRPSGGTMTLGHLPLTKRAERILRNTYNEAKQLDAEEIGDEHLLLAMLKENDGIAYQVLTEMGIDYETIREELTDPFFKNQYQSEKEERKSKTPALDHFSRDITKLAEMGKLDPVIGRDKEIERVAQILTRRKKNNPVLIGEPGVGKTAIAEGLALRIVKKQVPRLLYNKRIVDLDLAAIVAGTKYRGQFEERMKAIMQELEKAKDVILFIDELHTIVGAGGASGSLDASNMFKPALARGEIQCIGATTLDEYRKYIEKDGALERRFQKIVINPPTKEETFDILKGLKKNYEEHHNVIYTEEALWACVELSDRYITDKYQPDKAIDVMDEAGSRVHLREIIVPKEILDIERKIEEIRKAKEKVVKEQNFEAAAELRDKERRLKEKLRLLQEKWEKSDKKKTVYVTDEDVADVVAMMTGIPVNKLKETENKKLLEMEENLKKCIVGQDEAIEKVSSAIRRARVGIKDPRRPIGCFLFLGPTGVGKTELAKVLAEYLFGSRDSLIKIDMSEYMEKFAISRLIGAPPGYVGYEEGGELTEKVRTHPYSVVLFDEIEKAHPEVFNLLLQIFDDGVLTDSFGRKVDFKNTIVIMTSNIGTRNIYSGTIGFEKRSLNEGFEAIKKMLLAEVNKLLPPEFLNRIEEPIVFKPLTKEDILKIIDIQIREVQENIKSSGIEIRLSDEAKKYILERGYNPEYGARPIRRTIQELIENAIAEEILRGNISRGLPIFVRVKDNKIVFDQNKEILPASPDKEPKGEK from the coding sequence ATGAGGGAAAATTTTTCAAGGAAAATTCAACAAATTATCAAATATGCAAAAGAAGAGGCGGTAAGATTAGGACATAGTTATATAGGTTCAGAACATTTATTACTTGGAATGTTGAAACAAACAAGGAGTATTGGAATCGACGTATTATTGAATCTCGGTGTAGATATAGAGTACCTGAAAAAGGCAGTTGAGGATGCAATAAGACCATCTGGTGGTACAATGACACTTGGTCATTTACCTCTTACAAAAAGAGCAGAAAGAATTTTACGCAATACATATAATGAAGCAAAGCAATTGGATGCTGAAGAAATTGGTGATGAGCATTTGCTTCTTGCTATGTTGAAGGAAAATGACGGCATAGCATATCAAGTGCTAACAGAGATGGGTATAGATTATGAAACAATAAGAGAAGAGTTAACAGACCCATTTTTTAAGAACCAGTACCAGAGTGAAAAAGAAGAAAGAAAATCCAAGACTCCTGCACTTGATCATTTTTCCAGGGATATTACGAAACTGGCAGAAATGGGAAAGCTTGATCCTGTCATTGGTAGGGATAAAGAAATTGAAAGAGTGGCTCAAATTCTTACAAGACGCAAAAAGAATAATCCTGTATTAATTGGAGAACCCGGTGTTGGTAAAACAGCCATTGCTGAAGGTCTTGCATTAAGAATTGTTAAAAAACAGGTTCCACGCCTGTTATACAATAAGAGAATTGTAGACCTAGATCTTGCAGCCATCGTTGCAGGGACAAAGTATAGAGGCCAGTTTGAGGAAAGAATGAAAGCAATAATGCAGGAGTTAGAAAAGGCGAAAGATGTAATACTGTTTATTGATGAGCTTCATACAATTGTAGGTGCTGGCGGAGCTTCTGGATCTCTTGATGCTTCAAATATGTTCAAGCCTGCTCTTGCGAGAGGTGAAATACAGTGCATTGGTGCGACTACTCTTGATGAATATAGAAAATATATTGAGAAGGACGGTGCACTGGAAAGAAGGTTCCAGAAAATTGTTATAAATCCACCTACGAAAGAAGAGACATTTGATATTTTAAAGGGATTGAAAAAAAATTATGAAGAGCATCACAATGTTATATATACAGAAGAAGCCTTATGGGCTTGTGTAGAGCTAAGTGATCGATACATAACCGATAAATATCAACCTGACAAAGCGATAGATGTAATGGATGAAGCCGGATCCAGAGTACACTTGAGAGAGATTATAGTCCCTAAGGAAATTCTGGATATTGAGCGAAAGATAGAAGAGATAAGAAAAGCAAAGGAGAAAGTTGTAAAGGAACAGAACTTTGAAGCAGCTGCAGAATTAAGAGATAAAGAAAGAAGGCTTAAAGAAAAACTAAGGTTGCTGCAGGAAAAATGGGAAAAGTCGGATAAAAAGAAGACGGTATATGTTACCGACGAAGATGTTGCAGATGTTGTTGCTATGATGACTGGTATACCGGTCAATAAACTGAAGGAAACAGAGAACAAGAAACTCCTTGAAATGGAGGAAAATTTAAAAAAATGTATCGTGGGACAGGATGAAGCAATTGAAAAAGTATCTTCTGCGATAAGAAGAGCGAGAGTTGGAATTAAAGATCCAAGGAGGCCAATAGGGTGTTTCCTGTTTTTAGGACCTACTGGTGTTGGTAAAACGGAATTAGCAAAGGTTCTCGCTGAGTATCTATTTGGGAGTAGAGATTCATTAATAAAGATAGATATGTCGGAATATATGGAGAAATTTGCTATCTCAAGATTAATAGGAGCTCCACCCGGTTATGTAGGATACGAAGAGGGGGGAGAGTTAACTGAAAAAGTCAGAACACATCCTTATTCAGTAGTTCTCTTTGACGAAATTGAAAAGGCACACCCCGAGGTATTTAATCTGTTACTACAAATATTTGACGATGGTGTATTGACAGATAGTTTTGGAAGAAAGGTGGATTTTAAAAATACTATAGTTATTATGACATCGAATATAGGGACAAGAAACATTTACTCTGGGACGATTGGTTTCGAAAAAAGGTCTTTAAACGAAGGTTTTGAAGCTATTAAGAAAATGTTGCTGGCTGAAGTGAATAAATTATTGCCACCTGAATTTCTAAATAGGATTGAAGAGCCAATTGTTTTTAAGCCTCTTACGAAAGAAGATATACTAAAAATTATTGACATTCAGATAAGAGAAGTGCAGGAGAATATAAAATCTTCAGGCATAGAAATAAGGCTCAGTGACGAAGCTAAGAAATATATACTTGAAAGAGGATATAATCCTGAATATGGTGCCAGACCAATAAGGCGAACTATTCAGGAATTGATTGAAAATGCTATAGCTGAAGAGATTCTAAGAGGTAATATTTCAAGAGGACTACCAATATTTGTCAGAGTGAAAGATAATAAAATAGTTTTTGATCAGAATAAAGAAATTTTGCCAGCATCTCCGGATAAAGAACCTAAAGGGGAAAAATAA